From a region of the Buchnera aphidicola str. Ak (Acyrthosiphon kondoi) genome:
- a CDS encoding RnfABCDGE type electron transport complex subunit B, with product MHGFQRFDKILIMFILIIFGALSFLLGIILSLTAYKFRSKEDPFIDIVDELLPQSQCAQCGYSGCYPYAKAIVQNSEEIDKCIPGGADLILEIANVLNIKEPKENLTIDNKKQKKTTVWIDEKNCVGCSKCAIFCPVDAIVGAPNFIHTVLQKFCTGCNICLLHCPTNCIKIKKEIHE from the coding sequence ATTCATGGGTTTCAAAGGTTTGATAAAATTTTAATTATGTTCATACTCATTATTTTTGGTGCATTATCTTTTTTATTAGGAATAATATTAAGTTTAACCGCTTATAAATTTCGATCAAAAGAAGATCCTTTCATAGACATAGTTGATGAATTATTACCTCAAAGTCAATGTGCTCAATGCGGATATTCTGGATGCTATCCTTATGCAAAAGCAATAGTACAAAATTCTGAAGAAATCGATAAATGCATTCCTGGTGGTGCTGATCTTATATTGGAAATAGCTAATGTGTTAAATATAAAAGAACCCAAAGAAAATTTAACTATTGACAATAAAAAACAAAAAAAAACAACTGTATGGATTGATGAAAAAAACTGTGTTGGATGCTCAAAATGTGCTATTTTTTGTCCAGTAGACGCAATAGTTGGTGCCCCTAATTTCATTCATACAGTTTTACAAAAATTTTGTACTGGTTGTAATATTTGTTTATTACATTGTCCAACTAATTGTATTAAAATAAAAAAAGAAATTCATGAATAA